One window from the genome of Pseudomonas fluorescens encodes:
- a CDS encoding M48 family metallopeptidase, with the protein MNKTLMVSALSAALLLAGCQSVNTTSGGAVGVERKQYMFSMLSTDEVNQMYAQSYQKTMGEAKAQGALDKTSNDAKRIQVIADRLIAQAPVFRPDSAQWNWEVNLIKSDELNANCGPGGKIMFYTGLIDQLKLTDAEIAAIMGHEIAHALREHGREAMSKAYGIEMAKQGAGALFGLGQDSLALADTVANYGMTLPNSRGNENEADLIGLELAARAGYDPNAAITLWNKMAKASEGAPPEFMSTHPSSSSRIASLQAAIPKVMPLYQQAKK; encoded by the coding sequence ATGAACAAGACATTGATGGTGAGTGCTCTGAGCGCGGCGCTGCTGCTCGCCGGTTGCCAGTCGGTCAACACCACCAGCGGCGGAGCCGTGGGTGTGGAGCGCAAGCAGTACATGTTCAGCATGCTGTCGACCGACGAGGTCAACCAGATGTACGCCCAGTCCTATCAAAAGACGATGGGTGAGGCCAAGGCCCAGGGTGCGCTGGACAAGACCAGCAACGATGCCAAGCGCATCCAGGTCATTGCCGATCGCTTGATTGCCCAGGCGCCGGTGTTCCGCCCGGATTCGGCCCAGTGGAACTGGGAAGTGAACCTGATCAAGAGCGATGAACTCAACGCCAATTGCGGTCCTGGCGGCAAGATCATGTTCTATACCGGCCTGATCGACCAGTTGAAGCTGACCGACGCTGAAATCGCCGCGATCATGGGCCACGAAATTGCCCACGCCCTGCGCGAGCACGGGCGCGAAGCGATGTCCAAGGCCTATGGCATCGAGATGGCCAAGCAGGGCGCCGGTGCCTTGTTCGGCCTCGGCCAGGACAGCCTGGCCTTGGCCGACACCGTCGCCAACTACGGCATGACCTTGCCCAACAGCCGTGGCAACGAGAACGAAGCCGACCTGATCGGCCTCGAACTGGCCGCCCGCGCCGGCTACGACCCGAATGCGGCGATCACCTTGTGGAACAAGATGGCCAAGGCTTCCGAAGGCGCGCCGCCGGAATTCATGAGCACCCACCCGTCGTCGAGCAGTCGTATCGCTTCGTTGCAAGCGGCGATTCCGAAGGTGATGCCGCTGTATCAGCAGGCCAAGAAGTAA
- a CDS encoding 2-hydroxyacid dehydrogenase, with the protein MMNTARAVFLDHPSLDLGDLDLNPLRSCFGELQLFARTTPDQVIERLKGATVAITNKIVIDAQAMAASPELKLILISATGTNNVDLAAARHHGITVCNCQGYGTPSVAQHTLMLLLNLATRLADYQNAVGEGRWQQASQFCLLDYPIVELEGKTLGLLGHGELGSAVGRLAEAFGMRVLLGQIPGRPARPDRLPLEQLLPQVDALTLHCPLNEHTRNFIGARELALLKPGAFVVNTARGGLIDEQALAEALRSGHLGGAATDVLSVEPPTQGNPLLAGDIPRLIVTPHNAWGSREARQRIVGQMSENAQGFFSGTARRVVS; encoded by the coding sequence ATGATGAACACCGCCCGCGCCGTTTTCCTCGACCACCCTTCCCTGGACCTCGGCGACCTGGACCTGAACCCGTTGCGCAGTTGCTTCGGCGAACTGCAACTGTTCGCCCGGACCACGCCGGACCAGGTCATCGAGCGGCTCAAGGGCGCCACTGTGGCAATCACCAACAAAATCGTGATCGATGCCCAGGCCATGGCGGCCAGCCCTGAACTGAAGCTGATCCTGATCAGTGCCACCGGTACCAACAATGTCGACCTGGCGGCCGCCCGTCACCACGGCATCACGGTGTGCAATTGCCAGGGCTACGGCACGCCGTCGGTGGCCCAGCACACCCTCATGCTGTTGCTGAACCTGGCGACGCGCCTGGCCGATTATCAAAACGCGGTGGGGGAAGGTCGCTGGCAGCAGGCTTCGCAGTTCTGCCTGCTGGACTATCCGATTGTCGAGCTGGAAGGCAAGACCCTGGGCTTGCTCGGCCATGGCGAATTGGGCAGCGCCGTCGGGCGGCTGGCCGAAGCCTTTGGCATGCGCGTGCTGCTGGGGCAGATCCCTGGGCGCCCGGCCCGTCCCGACCGCTTGCCACTGGAGCAATTGTTACCGCAAGTCGATGCCCTGACCCTGCACTGCCCGCTCAACGAGCACACCCGGAACTTCATCGGCGCCCGCGAGCTGGCGCTGCTCAAGCCCGGCGCATTCGTGGTCAATACCGCCCGTGGTGGGTTGATCGACGAACAGGCCCTGGCCGAAGCACTGCGCAGCGGTCACTTGGGAGGCGCCGCCACCGACGTGCTCAGCGTGGAGCCGCCGACCCAAGGCAACCCGCTGCTGGCCGGCGATATCCCACGGTTGATCGTCACCCCACACAACGCCTGGGGCAGCCGCGAAGCGCGGCAGCGGATCGTCGGCCAAATGAGCGAAAACGCCCAGGGCTTTTTCAGCGGTACAGCGCGGCGTGTCGTCAGTTGA
- a CDS encoding TMEM165/GDT1 family protein yields MLDSLLVPTAIVALAEIGDKTQLLALILAARFRKPWPIIAGIVAATLANHAAAGAVGAWVSGFFSNAVLHWILAASFAATALWTLVPDKLDDEEANTARRFGPFLTTLIAFFLAEIGDKTQIATVMLAAQYPELWLVIIGTTVGMLIANVPVVLAGNFAAEKLPLTLIRRLAASAFFVLAIVAVYKAMQSSGWV; encoded by the coding sequence ATGCTGGACTCACTCCTCGTACCTACGGCGATCGTTGCGCTGGCCGAAATCGGCGACAAGACGCAATTGCTCGCGCTCATCCTGGCGGCTCGCTTTCGCAAACCCTGGCCGATCATCGCCGGCATCGTTGCCGCGACCCTGGCCAACCATGCGGCAGCCGGCGCGGTCGGCGCCTGGGTCAGCGGCTTTTTCTCCAACGCGGTCCTGCACTGGATATTGGCGGCCAGCTTCGCGGCCACGGCACTGTGGACCCTGGTCCCGGACAAACTGGACGATGAAGAAGCCAACACGGCCCGCCGGTTCGGCCCGTTCCTGACCACACTGATTGCGTTCTTCCTAGCGGAAATCGGCGACAAGACCCAGATCGCAACGGTGATGCTCGCCGCGCAATACCCGGAGCTGTGGCTGGTGATCATCGGCACCACCGTGGGCATGTTGATTGCCAACGTGCCGGTGGTCCTGGCGGGCAATTTCGCCGCCGAGAAGCTGCCCCTGACCCTGATCCGCCGCCTGGCCGCCTCGGCGTTCTTCGTCCTGGCGATCGTGGCGGTGTACAAGGCGATGCAGAGTAGTGGGTGGGTTTGA
- a CDS encoding LysE family translocator: MYLTEFLTVALIHLLAVASPGPDFAVVVRESVTHGRRAGTWTALGVGTAIFLHVGYSLLGIGLIVSQSIVLFNALKWAAAAYLLYIGFKALRAQPAKPAEENLHKEVGERTARGAFISGFVTNGLNPKATLFFLSLFTVVINPHTPLAIQAGYGVYLAVATAVWFCLVALLFSQQRVRAGFARMGHWFDRTMGAVLVAIGVKLAFTEAH, encoded by the coding sequence ATGTACCTCACCGAATTCCTCACCGTCGCCCTGATCCACCTGCTGGCTGTTGCCAGCCCCGGGCCGGATTTTGCCGTGGTGGTGCGCGAAAGCGTGACCCATGGCCGACGCGCCGGGACCTGGACGGCGCTGGGCGTCGGCACGGCGATTTTCCTGCACGTGGGCTATTCGTTGCTGGGCATCGGCCTGATCGTGTCGCAATCGATCGTGCTGTTCAACGCGCTGAAGTGGGCCGCTGCCGCGTACCTGCTGTACATCGGCTTCAAGGCACTGCGGGCGCAACCGGCCAAGCCGGCCGAGGAAAACCTGCACAAGGAAGTCGGTGAGCGGACCGCCCGTGGCGCATTCATTTCGGGCTTTGTCACCAATGGCTTGAACCCCAAGGCGACGCTGTTTTTCCTGTCGCTGTTCACCGTGGTGATCAACCCGCATACGCCGTTGGCGATCCAGGCCGGTTACGGCGTGTACCTGGCGGTGGCGACGGCCGTCTGGTTCTGCCTGGTGGCGCTGTTGTTCAGCCAGCAACGGGTGCGTGCCGGTTTCGCGCGCATGGGTCATTGGTTCGACCGGACCATGGGCGCGGTGCTCGTCGCCATTGGGGTGAAGCTGGCGTTTACCGAGGCGCACTGA
- a CDS encoding class I SAM-dependent methyltransferase — protein MDPRSEVLLRQAELFQGSVLLAGLPADDLLGRLPEAHGWCWHAGDQAALDARFPERSHFGVTVPERAFDTAVVFLPKAKDLTDYLLNAVAARLAGREVYLVGEKRSGIEGASKQLNPFGKPRKLDSARHCQLWQVTVANAPEAKPLESLAQTYELPLAEGPLKVISLPGVFSHGRLDRGSALLLEHLDKLPSGHLLDFGCGAGVLGAAVKRRYPHNTVTLLDVDAFAAASSRLTLAANGLEAEVLTGDGIDAAPMGLSAILSNPPFHVGVHTDYHATENLLRKAAKHLKNGGELRLVANSFLKYQPLIEEHLGVCAIKAEGQGFRIYRAKRG, from the coding sequence ATGGATCCGCGCAGTGAAGTACTGCTTCGTCAGGCCGAGTTATTCCAGGGTTCGGTGTTGTTGGCCGGCCTGCCCGCCGACGATTTGCTCGGCCGTTTGCCAGAAGCCCATGGCTGGTGCTGGCATGCCGGCGATCAGGCGGCGCTGGATGCTCGTTTTCCCGAGCGCAGCCACTTTGGCGTGACCGTGCCCGAGCGCGCGTTCGACACCGCCGTGGTGTTCCTGCCCAAGGCCAAGGACCTGACCGACTACCTCCTCAATGCCGTGGCGGCGCGCCTGGCCGGGCGCGAGGTGTACCTGGTGGGGGAAAAACGCAGCGGCATCGAAGGCGCATCCAAGCAGCTCAACCCGTTCGGCAAGCCACGCAAGCTCGACAGCGCGCGGCACTGCCAACTGTGGCAGGTCACTGTCGCCAACGCGCCCGAGGCCAAGCCCCTGGAAAGCCTGGCCCAGACCTACGAACTGCCCCTGGCCGAAGGCCCGCTGAAGGTTATCAGCCTGCCGGGTGTGTTCAGCCACGGTCGCCTGGATCGCGGCAGTGCGCTGCTGTTGGAACACCTGGATAAACTGCCCAGCGGGCATTTGCTCGACTTCGGCTGCGGCGCCGGGGTGCTGGGGGCGGCGGTCAAGCGGCGCTATCCGCACAACACCGTCACCCTGTTGGACGTAGACGCTTTCGCAGCCGCCAGCAGTCGCCTGACCCTGGCCGCCAATGGCCTGGAAGCCGAAGTGCTGACCGGTGATGGCATCGACGCCGCACCGATGGGTTTGAGCGCGATCCTGAGCAACCCGCCGTTCCATGTCGGCGTGCACACCGATTACCACGCCACGGAAAACCTGCTGCGAAAAGCAGCCAAACATCTGAAAAACGGTGGCGAACTTCGGCTGGTTGCCAATAGCTTCCTCAAGTACCAGCCGCTGATCGAGGAGCATTTGGGCGTTTGCGCGATCAAGGCCGAAGGCCAAGGCTTTCGCATCTACCGGGCCAAGCGCGGTTGA